DNA sequence from the Chitinophaga flava genome:
AGAGGCGGCCGCAATGGATGCATATTTACCATCTCCCTTGACAATGCAGGCAAAAGGCGTTTTACCATAGGCATAAAACCGGTTACCATCAACGATGATGAATTCCGGCTGCCGGCTCAATTGCTCCAATGCCAGGTGCATAGCCCGGAAAGAGGCTTTTAATATGTTTATCTTGTCAATCTCCGCATGGTCTACACTGGCAACAGCGTAGTGCAATGCCTCTTTTTCTATTACTCCGCGCAACAGATCGCGGTCTGCTGAGCTCAATTGTTTGGAATCATTGAGTAACGGATGGCTGAAACCTGCTGGTAAAATCACAGCTGCCGCAAACACGGGGCCTGCCAGGCACCCTCTTCCGGCTTCGTCACAGCCAGCCTCCAATAATTCGTTCTGATAATGAGATAGTAGCAAATCCGGTTCTGTTTAAGACGGGTAAAATTACAAGATTAATGTTCAAGGAACAAGGACTACGGAATTTTAGCGTCTTGTGGAATCGCGTCCGAACAGGTCTTTGAAATCCTGTTTGAAGTCTGTCCACTCCTTATCGGATTTTTTCATCAGCTCATCAGCGCCCTTACGCGTGCTGTCCCAGGTATCGGCACTGCTGTTCTGAATGTCCTTCATTTTTTTGTCCATCTCCGCTTTCAGGCTCTCCAGCTTTTTGCGGGCTGCTTTGCTCTTCGTAGTGCCTTCTTTTTTTAATTCGTCACTAGTCTGGTCTATTTGTTTGATCCGCTCTCTGATGGCTTCCTCCGCCTGCTTTTTCTGCTCGTCGAGGTATTCCCCGGCGCTTTTAGCAGTGGCTTTTACGTCTTCTTTAACTTTATTAGCACCTTCCTGCACCTGCTCTTTCTTTTCCTGCTGCTTTTTATTCTCGTTGCACGACAGAAATGCTGCTACTCCCAGTAATAACATTATTTTTTTCATGGTCAACTGATTTAAACTGTTAGAAAATAGGTCCGGTGATTTTTGGCACGGGTACTTTGTTGTTCCCCCCTTATCAAAACATATTCCAGTTTTTTTGTTCACACACGGAACACATTATTTACAGACTGAAAAATATATATAAATTATTAATACAATTTAATGATTGGTAGATTGTTGGCATTATACCTACACATGCGTCCGTTAACGAAAAAATAGCTAGGTTTGAGGTCCTTTTATAACAAAACCAAACTTATATGAGAAAAAAATTAGTGGTTTTGCTCCTCCTGCTCAGCGTAAGCATTCAATGGGCGAAAGCAGACGAGGGCATGTGGCTCCCTTATTTATTGGGCCAACAAACCTACAATGACATGGTCAAAAGAGGCCTCAAATTAACCAAAGAACAGTTGTATAGCATCAACAAAGCTTCCATGAAGGATGCGATCGTGATCTTTGGCGGAGGTTGCACCGGTGAAATTGTAAGCAATGAAGGTCTGATTTTTACGAACCACCACTGCGGTTATGGAGCAATTGCTGCTGCCAGCTCTGTAGAACATAACTATCTCAAAAACGGCTTCTACGCAAAAAATAAACAGGAAGAAATTTCTTCCCCCATGCTTTCTGTACAGTTCCTGGTAAAAGTGGAAGATGTAACGAAAGATGTGGAAGCACAGCTGAAAGGGCTTAACGGCGCTGACAGAGTGAAAAAAGAACAGGATGTTTACAACGACATCATCACCAAAGCTACCACCGGCAACGGCTACGAAGCCAAAGTGGTTCCTATGTTCAAAGCTAATCAATACCTGCTGTTTGTATACGAGCGCTTTAAAGATGTTCGCCTGGTAGGTACGCCTCCTGAAAGCGTAGGTAAATTCGGTGGTGATACCGACAACTGGGAATGGCCCCGTCATACCGGCGATTTCTCTGTCTTCCGCGTATATGCTACCAAAGACGGTAAACCTGCGTCTTATTCCAAAGACAACGTTCCGTTAAAACCTAAACACTTCCTGCCGGTATCCATCAAAGGTGTAAAAGAAAATGATTACGCCATGATCTTCGGTTACCCCGGTGGTACCAACCGTTACGAAACCTCTTATGGCATCAAGCTGAAAACAGAAGTGGAAAACCCTTCTCTGGTAAATCTGCGCGACGTAAGACTGAAAGCCATGATGGAACAGATGGCGAAAGATCCGGCAGTAAAACTGCAACTGGCCTCTAATTATGCCAGCATCGCTAACTACTGGAAATTCTTTGATGGCGAAACCAAACAACTGAAACAGCACCACGTACTGGAACAGAAAGAAAAGAATGAAGCTGCTTTCGCCAAATGGGCACAGGACAAACCTGAGTTTGCCAATGTCATGAACGATTATGCTGCTGCTTACAAAGCATGGAGCCCTTATGCCAAACACCGTGTATACCTGACTGAAGGTATCCTTGGTTCTCCGGCTGCTGCTTATGCAGGTACCCTGATGGTGCTGGAAAAAGCACTGGTAACTCCAGGTAGCGCTAAAGATGCTGCTCAGCAGGCTGCCGTTGCCGCTGATAAAGCAAGAACCTCTTTCCTCGAAAGTGAAAACAAACCCAGCGATCAGAAAATCCTGGCTGCTACTGCACGCATGTTCTACAACGACGTGCCTAAAGATCAGCAACCTATCGGATTCTATGAAGCGCTGAAAAACAAATTCGGCAGCCTCGAAGACGACAACACCTGGAAACTCTGGGCCGCTTACCTGATGAATAACACCATCATTTTTGATGATGCCAAATGGAAAGCATTTATGGCCAATCCGGATGCAGTGACCCTGCAAAACGATCCTCTTTTTGCTTACACCAGCACCTTCATTAAAAATTACGCCGGTAAATACCAGCCTATTTACAGCCAGTTCGCACTGAAAAACAACGACCTGGGCCGCGAATACCTGAAAGGTGTAATGCAGATGCAACCTAACGCCAACAGGTATCCGGATGCCAACTTCACTATGCGCCTCTCTTTTGGCCAGGTGAAACCATATTCTCCACGCGATGCTGTACATTACGACTATGTTACTACCATGAAAGGCGTGATCGAGAAATACGTACCAGGCGACTACGAGTTTGACCTCCCGGCTAACTACATGGACCTGTACAACAAAAAAGATTTCGGTCAATACAAAGACGCTAAACGTAACGACGTAGTAGTGGCCTTTATCACTACCAACGACATTACCGGCGGTAACTCCGGTTCTCCAGTGATCAACGCCAATGGCGAATTGATTGGCCTGGCCTTCGACGGTAACTACGAAGCGCTGAGCCACAAAATCCAGTTCGACGCTGACTACAACCGCACTATCTGCGTAGATGTACGCTATGTACTGTGGTGCATCGAAAAACTGGGTGGTGCCAAAAACATCATCGATGAGCTGAAGCTGGTGAAATAAGCCCTTCTGCTAAAAAAAATACAGATCCCGTTTCGGTTATGCCGGAACGGGATTTTTTTATCCTGCCCGCCTCAAAACATTTCCCTGCTGCATGTTGTTATCCCCAGTAAATACCGCCTATTCTGAAATTCACAACAACCGTGCATGCATAAACGAAGTATCCTACTATTGGCCATCTTTTTAGTTGCAGTGACCCCGCTGACGTATGCAGGAAATGGGCTGGCGATAGATACCTCCGCGGTTGATACCACTGCACAGAAAGTTGGTTTTCTGAAACGAGTGACACTGAGTGGTGTATTTCAGGCCCGTTATACATTGTCTCTCAAATCGAATATAGATGTGAACGGAGTACACCAGACAGATGAAGAAAAGGAAGTGGTGCGCAATAGTTTCAGTATCAAAAGGGCAAGGCTTCAGGTGAAAGCGCAGGTCAGCGACCGGTTTACAGCCAGCTGCCTGGTTAACTTCGCTGATTTTGCCAGCGACCCCAAAGGAAAAGTGCTGGAAAACGCTTTCATATCCTACCGCTGGAATGATGCCGTCAATTTTACAGTAGGACAGTTCAGACCTTCCTTCGGTCTGGAAGATCTTTATCCGGTGGATATTATTCAGTCGATGGATTTCTCTAACCAGTATTATGCATTTGGAAATAATGGCTGGCAAAGTTTTCAGGTGGGCATATCTATGTTCGGCACCTTCCGGAAGCTGACGAGGTGGCCTATCAAATATGCTATCAATGTGGTGAATGGTAACAACCGTAACCAGATATCGGATGATGATAATGGCAAACTGGCCTCCACCAGGCTGGAATTTGGAGACATGAACAGGTTGTCGCTGGGCCTCAATGGTGGATTTGGAGCTGTTAGAAGACATGGCGTTTATGCGTTGGGGATAGACTTCAGTGGAGTTATTCCACTGGCGGAAAAACTGGACCTGCAGCTTCAGACTGAATTCAAACAGGGCACCGACCACCGGTTGTTTTACTCCCTGGCAGACAGCCTGCGGCAAGGACCGCTGAGTGATTATCAGATGAATGGTGTTTATGTGTTGCCCAACTTCCGTTACAAAATCAATTATCA
Encoded proteins:
- a CDS encoding ribonuclease HII is translated as MLLSHYQNELLEAGCDEAGRGCLAGPVFAAAVILPAGFSHPLLNDSKQLSSADRDLLRGVIEKEALHYAVASVDHAEIDKINILKASFRAMHLALEQLSRQPEFIIVDGNRFYAYGKTPFACIVKGDGKYASIAAASILAKTYRDEYMQQLHQEYPHFGWNENKGYPTRQHREALREFGDSPYHRKSFRLLPDEQLELDL
- a CDS encoding S46 family peptidase, with product MRKKLVVLLLLLSVSIQWAKADEGMWLPYLLGQQTYNDMVKRGLKLTKEQLYSINKASMKDAIVIFGGGCTGEIVSNEGLIFTNHHCGYGAIAAASSVEHNYLKNGFYAKNKQEEISSPMLSVQFLVKVEDVTKDVEAQLKGLNGADRVKKEQDVYNDIITKATTGNGYEAKVVPMFKANQYLLFVYERFKDVRLVGTPPESVGKFGGDTDNWEWPRHTGDFSVFRVYATKDGKPASYSKDNVPLKPKHFLPVSIKGVKENDYAMIFGYPGGTNRYETSYGIKLKTEVENPSLVNLRDVRLKAMMEQMAKDPAVKLQLASNYASIANYWKFFDGETKQLKQHHVLEQKEKNEAAFAKWAQDKPEFANVMNDYAAAYKAWSPYAKHRVYLTEGILGSPAAAYAGTLMVLEKALVTPGSAKDAAQQAAVAADKARTSFLESENKPSDQKILAATARMFYNDVPKDQQPIGFYEALKNKFGSLEDDNTWKLWAAYLMNNTIIFDDAKWKAFMANPDAVTLQNDPLFAYTSTFIKNYAGKYQPIYSQFALKNNDLGREYLKGVMQMQPNANRYPDANFTMRLSFGQVKPYSPRDAVHYDYVTTMKGVIEKYVPGDYEFDLPANYMDLYNKKDFGQYKDAKRNDVVVAFITTNDITGGNSGSPVINANGELIGLAFDGNYEALSHKIQFDADYNRTICVDVRYVLWCIEKLGGAKNIIDELKLVK
- a CDS encoding porin, whose amino-acid sequence is MHKRSILLLAIFLVAVTPLTYAGNGLAIDTSAVDTTAQKVGFLKRVTLSGVFQARYTLSLKSNIDVNGVHQTDEEKEVVRNSFSIKRARLQVKAQVSDRFTASCLVNFADFASDPKGKVLENAFISYRWNDAVNFTVGQFRPSFGLEDLYPVDIIQSMDFSNQYYAFGNNGWQSFQVGISMFGTFRKLTRWPIKYAINVVNGNNRNQISDDDNGKLASTRLEFGDMNRLSLGLNGGFGAVRRHGVYALGIDFSGVIPLAEKLDLQLQTEFKQGTDHRLFYSLADSLRQGPLSDYQMNGVYVLPNFRYKINYHKLTSIEMSMRYEYFNEDFRHTGNARRSYIPMISLAFLKDYGGRIQLGMQIDDYDRDIPGTKTHSSNLMIVQVQCRL